In Parus major isolate Abel chromosome 3, Parus_major1.1, whole genome shotgun sequence, the following are encoded in one genomic region:
- the B3GNT2 gene encoding N-acetyllactosaminide beta-1,3-N-acetylglucosaminyltransferase 2: MSVGRRRLKLLGILMMVNIFIYVIVEVSKSGSQDKNAKGHVVIPRSNFWRKYTPQKAYWNKQQQKLELLYNPILSLLSNMTVEENLVSNLSALSSCDPDPLVHSEVSDFANLPDRFKDFLLYLRCRNYSLLIDQPNKCRQKPFLLLAIKSLIPHFDRRQAIRESWGKEIESGDVIVRRVFLLGQTPPEDNFPDLSHMIKFESDTHRDILLWNYRDTFFNLTLKEVLFLKWVSSSCTNVQFIFKGDDDVFVNTNQILDYLKSLSKEKAKDLFIGDVIKDAGPHREKKLKYYIPESVYEGSYPPYAGGGGFLYSGDLALRLNNASDQVLLYPIDDVYTGMCLQKLGLAPEKHKGFKTFDIEEKYRNNICSYTNLMLVHSRKPQEMIKIWTRLQDPHLNC; encoded by the coding sequence ATGAGTGTTGGACGCAGAAGATTAAAGCTGCTGGGAATTCTGATGATggtaaacatttttatttatgtgattGTGGAAGTCTCAAAGAGCGGCAGCCAAGACAAGAATGCAAAAGGCCATGTTGTTATACCACGTAGCAACTTCTGGAGGAAATACACTCCTCAGAAAGCTTATTGGaacaaacagcaacagaagCTTGAGCTGCTGTACAACCCAATTCTGTCCTTGCTCTCCAATATGACTGTGGAGGAGAACTTAGTTTCTAATCTCAGTGCTCTCAGTTCTTGTGACCCTGACCCCTTGGTGCACTCAGAGGTTAGTGACTTTGCAAACTTGCCAGACAGATTCAAAGACTTCCTCCTCTATTTGAGGTGTAGAAATTACTCATTGCTAATAGATCAGCCAAACAAGTGCAGACAGAaacctttcctgctgctggctaTTAAGTCACTTATACCCCATTTTGATAGAAGACAAGCAATTAGGGAATCCTGGGGCAAGGAAATAGAATCAGGGGATGTGATAGTCAGAAGGGTCTTCTTGCTTGGGCAGACCCCACCAGAGGATAATTTTCCTGACCTTTCACACATGATTAAATTTGAGAGTGACACCCACCGAGACATTCTCCTCTGGAACTACAGAGACACTTTCTTCAATCTGACTCTGAAAGAGGTGCTGTTTCTGAAGtgggtcagcagcagctgcacaaacgtccagtttatttttaagggTGATGATGATGTTTTTGTGAATACCAATCAGATCCTGGATTACTTGAAGAGTTTATCAAAGGAAAAAGCCAAAGACTTATTTATAGGTGACGTGATCAAAGATGCTGGAcctcacagagagaaaaaattgaaGTACTACATCCCAGAAAGCGTTTATGAAGGTTCGTATCCCCCGTACGCAGGAGGCGGCGGGTTCCTGTACTCTGGTGATCTGGCACTAAGACTGAATAATGCATCTGACCAGGTACTCCTCTACCCTATTGATGATGTTTATACTGGAATGTGCCTTCAGAAGCTTGGGCTGGctccagaaaaacacaaaggcTTCAAAACATTTGATATCgaagagaaatacagaaataacatCTGTTCCTACACAAACTTAATGTTAGTGCACAGTAGAAAACCTCAAGAAATGATTAAGATTTGGACACGCTTGCAAGATCCACACTTAAATTGTTAA